The following are from one region of the Dermacentor albipictus isolate Rhodes 1998 colony chromosome 5, USDA_Dalb.pri_finalv2, whole genome shotgun sequence genome:
- the LOC135906377 gene encoding guided entry of tail-anchored proteins factor 1-like, protein MGTQESYVFFWFVTFCGMFTAFIPFVVRMVLQVISQETEMESNMRRQVCDLRAELGSMNIVDEFAKYAKIQRKINKMSEELAHQAQLKSMYTFKVRLAATALLYALMGMTVAYLVWNYRTQPVVVLPEAWLSPVGALLAPASASPGGIGLTPWLLVSGSVGRQIAKHL, encoded by the exons ATGGGAACTCAAGAAAGCTATGTCTTCTTTTGGTTCGTGACATTCTGCGGCATGTTTACGGCATTCATCCCATTTGTCGTCAGAATG GTGCTTCAGGTGATTTCACAGGAGACAGAGATGGAATCGAACATGCGTCGACAAGTATGTGATCTCAGAGCCGAACTTGGAAGCATGAACATAGTCGACGAGTTCGCGAAGTACGCAAAGATACAACGAAAGATTAACAAGATGTCGGAAGAGCTGGCGCACCAGG CTCAGCTAAAGTCTATGTACACATTCAAGGTGAGGCTGGCAGCCACAGCACTTCTCTATGCACTCATG GGTATGACAGTCGCTTACCTTGTGTGGAACTACAGGACGCAACCTGTTGTGGTCTTGCCAGAGGCATGGCTCTCACCTGTTGGTGCACTACTTGCACCTGCATCCGCTTCACCAG GTGGGATTGGGCTCACACCTTGGCTCCTGGTGTCTGGTTCAGTTGGGCGACAGATTGCAAAGCACCTATAG